From Porphyromonadaceae bacterium W3.11, one genomic window encodes:
- a CDS encoding PL29 family lyase N-terminal domain-containing protein encodes MKTNSSHFLLALTLLSMLLIGSCTNLDSVNDRIDDHEKRLNQLDNLVKSVNDNIKNLKALAEAEKDNLAIVKYTPLEDNAGYKLEMSDGSTIILNNGLDGITPSVGIKKDTDGVFYWTINGEFMLDAYGNKIMAKGTNGSDGITPLLQVNADGFWEVSLNQGKSYQLLLGKDGNPIKAKGETAKIDFSITETEDSVVINYNGNEYILPRSNKIVPKSITIEPTKKVVKVNDTFEIKATILPENVSNPAITWESEDDKIATVSAGTVTAVSVGTVLIKATTVEGNLTATCRVTVKAKNSHVKRLPIDYVAEFNIDKTGKNFVTSHSNTAGGYFDWDDADRKFSKRADFKINGQGYYMPTMKEWCAVVPFRNVYFIEFRDVLNQEESFVFLEKSYNLKADYKFPGNGVAYAIRFKGGDNLLRSAYKFEYTKNPQGNGSMMIITARYLGDSDTETTIDDVAKPEYWNSNNEDDTIRYFPCSGYKDFEENNMYSVGEYGNYWSATSHDSLFARRMLFGGRDATSNEGGMKTNGRSIRLFMKK; translated from the coding sequence ATGAAAACAAATTCAAGTCATTTTTTATTGGCACTCACCCTCCTATCAATGCTTCTGATAGGTTCATGTACTAACCTCGACTCGGTAAATGATCGTATAGATGACCACGAAAAGCGTCTAAATCAATTAGATAATTTGGTGAAAAGTGTAAATGACAACATTAAAAACTTAAAAGCTCTGGCTGAGGCTGAAAAGGACAACCTTGCCATCGTGAAATATACTCCACTAGAAGATAATGCTGGGTATAAACTTGAAATGAGCGATGGCTCTACGATAATCCTCAACAATGGTTTAGATGGAATAACTCCAAGCGTAGGAATTAAGAAAGATACTGACGGGGTATTTTATTGGACTATTAATGGAGAATTTATGCTTGATGCTTATGGAAATAAAATCATGGCAAAAGGCACCAATGGATCAGATGGCATCACACCTTTATTGCAAGTCAATGCCGACGGATTTTGGGAAGTAAGTCTCAATCAAGGTAAATCCTATCAATTACTACTTGGGAAAGACGGAAATCCTATCAAAGCAAAGGGTGAAACCGCTAAAATAGATTTCTCGATTACAGAAACAGAAGATTCAGTCGTAATTAATTATAATGGCAATGAATACATCCTACCTAGGAGTAACAAAATAGTACCAAAAAGTATCACTATAGAACCTACCAAAAAAGTAGTCAAGGTTAACGATACCTTTGAAATCAAAGCCACTATATTACCTGAGAACGTTTCAAACCCAGCCATCACTTGGGAAAGTGAAGACGATAAAATAGCTACAGTCTCAGCCGGTACAGTGACCGCTGTCTCTGTAGGTACTGTCCTCATCAAAGCAACCACTGTAGAAGGAAACTTGACAGCTACTTGTCGCGTCACTGTTAAAGCCAAAAATAGTCACGTAAAACGATTACCGATAGATTACGTTGCCGAATTCAACATTGATAAAACAGGTAAGAACTTTGTCACCTCTCACTCTAATACAGCAGGTGGCTACTTTGATTGGGATGACGCAGATAGAAAATTTTCTAAAAGGGCAGACTTTAAGATTAATGGGCAAGGCTACTACATGCCTACAATGAAAGAATGGTGTGCTGTAGTTCCTTTCAGGAATGTATATTTTATAGAGTTTAGAGACGTACTTAATCAAGAAGAGAGTTTTGTATTCCTTGAAAAATCTTACAACCTAAAGGCTGATTACAAATTTCCAGGAAATGGAGTCGCATACGCAATTAGATTTAAAGGTGGCGATAATTTATTAAGAAGTGCTTATAAATTTGAGTATACTAAAAATCCTCAGGGTAATGGCAGTATGATGATTATTACAGCACGCTATCTAGGTGATTCTGATACAGAAACCACAATTGATGACGTTGCAAAGCCAGAATACTGGAATTCAAATAATGAAGATGATACCATCCGTTACTTCCCTTGCTCTGGGTATAAGGATTTCGAAGAAAATAACATGTACTCAGTTGGGGAATACGGTAATTACTGGTCTGCAACCAGTCACGATTCATTATTTGCAAGGAGGATGCTATTTGGTGGAAGAGATGCCACTTCTAATGAAGGCGGGATGAAAACTAATGGTAGATCCATTAGACTGTTCATGAAAAAATAA
- a CDS encoding PL29 family lyase N-terminal domain-containing protein, which produces MKKIFYAVLLLPILMISSCTNLDDINQKLDKHEERLKGFELLMSQANEGIISLQQLLDAQAKKLSINSYNPLSDGTGYVLKMSDGSEIVLKNGVDGTTPKIGVTEVDGVLYWSLNNDLILDANGDPIPAKGQDGKDGFTPKIRVSRNGEWEISTDNGVTWEKILDSDGNPVKAAGETEKIDLSITETDDDVIIKYNGKTFIISKKVKAAVTEVKLNYNEYTLRVDQTVSLKATVMPEEAENKKVTWTSDQEKIASVSSSGLVTALSVGTAIITVQPKMEILQTNALLR; this is translated from the coding sequence ATGAAAAAAATATTTTATGCGGTATTGTTATTGCCGATTTTAATGATTTCATCTTGTACAAATCTTGATGATATTAATCAGAAACTTGATAAGCATGAAGAGCGATTAAAAGGCTTTGAACTTCTCATGTCTCAAGCAAATGAAGGAATTATTTCACTTCAACAGTTACTTGATGCCCAAGCAAAAAAACTAAGTATAAATTCATACAACCCTCTATCAGATGGGACTGGCTATGTATTAAAAATGTCTGATGGCTCGGAGATAGTCCTGAAGAATGGCGTCGACGGTACTACACCAAAAATTGGAGTGACAGAAGTAGATGGAGTCCTCTATTGGTCACTTAATAATGACCTAATTTTGGATGCAAATGGTGATCCTATACCTGCAAAAGGACAAGATGGTAAAGATGGCTTTACACCTAAGATACGAGTAAGCCGTAATGGTGAATGGGAAATCAGCACAGATAATGGTGTGACTTGGGAAAAGATTTTAGACAGTGACGGGAATCCAGTCAAGGCTGCAGGCGAAACCGAAAAAATTGACCTCTCAATTACCGAAACTGATGATGATGTGATTATCAAATATAATGGTAAGACCTTCATTATTTCAAAGAAAGTTAAAGCTGCAGTAACTGAGGTTAAACTGAATTATAATGAGTACACGCTTCGTGTAGATCAAACAGTTTCGCTAAAGGCAACCGTGATGCCAGAGGAAGCAGAGAATAAAAAAGTCACTTGGACTTCTGATCAAGAAAAAATTGCCTCTGTTAGTTCTAGTGGATTAGTTACAGCCTTATCTGTGGGGACAGCTATTATTACAGTGCAACCGAAGATGGAAATCTTACAGACCAATGCGTTGTTACGGTGA
- the htpG gene encoding molecular chaperone HtpG, with protein MSKEKKNGKIGVQSDNMFPIIKKFLYSDHEIFLRELVSNAVDASQKLKTLSSKGEYSGSLDNLKVEVKIDGDKLIISDHGIGMSADEIDKYINQIAISGAEEFIEKYKDDAGSIIGHFGLGFYSSFMVAKKVEIYTQSYREEEESIRWSCEGDPEYKMEVAEKRERGTDIILYIDEESKEFLEPQKIRQLLDKYCRFLPIPIVFGKKKDWKDGKEVETDEDLIINENKPIWSEMPSELKDEDYKNFYNTMYPMSEAPLFWIHLNIDYPFNLTGILYFPKVKNNMDLQKNKIQLYSNQVFVTDSVEGIVPDFLMLLHGVIDSPDIPLNVSRSYLQADGNVKKISSYITRKVSDKLNELFKEDRKKYEEKWEVLDLFVKYGMLTDEKFYDKAEKFALLKSTDDKLYTLEEYRELISAEQTDKDGNVIYLYANDTEKQYSYIREAKNKGYDVLLMDGQLDIHFIQMLESKVAQSRFASIDSDTLDNLIPKEDAPKDTADVSEEEVELLTKLFDLQLPHEQKVMYNVRASHQGEMGNPLILVQSEYMRRMKDMAAMQQGMSFYEEMPDSYIVNLNVDHPMVRGLAVAFNETADGEYKELTADKRGHEARVSVLQQQLEAKDIDDAQKETLRNDMAETNKSISEIDEKLDAIYRKFGEEHKIISQLIDLGLLSSGLLKGKALDDFVNRSLELIKGKH; from the coding sequence ATGAGTAAAGAGAAAAAGAATGGTAAGATAGGGGTCCAGAGTGATAATATGTTCCCCATCATTAAGAAGTTTTTGTACAGTGATCACGAGATCTTCTTACGTGAACTTGTAAGTAATGCTGTAGATGCTTCACAGAAGTTAAAGACCCTTTCAAGCAAAGGAGAGTATAGTGGTTCGCTTGATAATCTCAAGGTCGAGGTGAAGATTGATGGCGATAAGCTTATCATTAGCGACCATGGTATCGGAATGTCAGCAGATGAGATTGATAAGTATATCAATCAAATCGCTATCAGTGGAGCTGAGGAATTTATTGAGAAGTACAAGGATGATGCTGGCAGTATCATCGGACACTTTGGACTGGGATTTTACTCCAGCTTCATGGTGGCTAAGAAGGTAGAGATATATACACAGAGCTATCGTGAAGAGGAGGAAAGTATCCGCTGGAGCTGCGAAGGCGATCCAGAGTACAAGATGGAAGTAGCCGAAAAGCGTGAGCGTGGTACCGACATCATACTATATATTGATGAGGAGAGCAAAGAATTCTTAGAGCCCCAAAAGATTCGTCAGTTACTAGATAAATATTGCCGCTTCCTACCTATACCTATTGTTTTTGGTAAGAAGAAAGATTGGAAGGACGGTAAAGAGGTCGAGACAGACGAGGATCTCATCATAAATGAGAATAAACCTATCTGGAGTGAGATGCCTAGTGAGCTTAAGGATGAGGATTATAAAAACTTTTATAATACGATGTATCCTATGTCAGAGGCTCCTCTTTTTTGGATCCATCTAAATATTGATTATCCATTCAACCTGACTGGTATCCTTTACTTCCCTAAGGTAAAGAACAATATGGATCTTCAGAAAAATAAGATCCAGCTATACAGTAATCAGGTATTCGTAACGGATTCAGTGGAAGGTATCGTGCCAGATTTCCTAATGCTGCTTCATGGGGTGATTGACTCACCAGACATCCCTCTGAATGTCTCCAGAAGTTATCTGCAGGCCGATGGTAACGTAAAGAAAATCTCCAGCTACATCACTCGTAAAGTATCGGATAAGCTCAATGAGCTGTTCAAGGAAGATCGTAAGAAGTACGAGGAAAAATGGGAAGTGCTTGATCTCTTCGTGAAGTATGGTATGCTGACAGACGAAAAGTTTTACGACAAAGCTGAGAAGTTTGCCTTACTAAAGAGTACTGATGATAAGCTCTATACACTAGAGGAGTATCGTGAACTTATTTCTGCTGAGCAGACTGATAAAGACGGTAATGTCATTTACCTGTACGCCAACGATACTGAGAAGCAATATAGCTATATAAGAGAGGCGAAAAATAAGGGCTATGATGTCCTCCTAATGGATGGACAATTAGATATACACTTCATCCAGATGTTGGAGAGCAAAGTCGCTCAATCTCGTTTTGCTAGTATTGATAGTGACACGCTGGATAATCTCATCCCAAAAGAGGATGCGCCGAAAGATACGGCAGACGTTTCAGAGGAAGAGGTGGAATTGCTGACTAAGTTGTTCGACCTACAGCTTCCTCACGAGCAGAAAGTGATGTACAACGTACGTGCAAGTCATCAAGGTGAGATGGGTAATCCTTTGATCTTGGTACAGAGTGAGTATATGCGTAGGATGAAGGATATGGCTGCTATGCAACAGGGTATGAGCTTCTATGAAGAGATGCCTGATAGCTATATCGTTAATCTGAATGTTGATCATCCAATGGTTCGTGGTCTAGCTGTAGCTTTCAATGAGACGGCAGATGGAGAGTACAAGGAGCTAACCGCTGATAAACGTGGGCATGAGGCACGAGTATCTGTCCTACAACAGCAACTAGAGGCTAAGGATATCGATGATGCACAGAAGGAGACCCTTCGTAATGACATGGCTGAAACCAATAAGTCTATCAGTGAGATTGATGAGAAGCTAGATGCTATTTATCGTAAGTTTGGTGAAGAGCATAAGATTATCTCTCAGTTAATAGACCTTGGTCTGCTCTCTAGTGGTCTGCTGAAGGGTAAGGCGTTAGATGATTTCGTTAATCGTTCATTAGAGTTGATAAAAGGGAAACATTGA